A genomic window from Cutibacterium acnes includes:
- a CDS encoding PLP-dependent aminotransferase family protein, with protein MRVKAAVAAHEAADAATDRRVDTTFDKFHDRYSTRSLGLKTSPVRALFAVANRPEVVSLAGGMPNIADLPLDVVSESLKELVDTRGTVVMQYGSGQGEPEMRKHICEVMAVEGLVADPDDVTVTCGSQQGLDLVTRIFCNPSDVIMAESPAYVGALNTFASYQTEVIHVDMDDSGLVPESLREKVTAARQDGKSVKFLYTVPNYSNPSGISQSTERRREILAVADELDLLVVEDNPYGLLNLDGDPLPTLKSMDPDNVVYLGSFSKTFAPGFRIGWVLSPSFVRDKLVLAQESATLCPPVFSQFAVSSYLAHWDWRAQVDSFINMYRIRRDTMLASLAETMPEGTTWSHPSGGFFVWLTMPGAIDSAAMLPRAVTKFVAYTPGTAFYADGRGQRNIRLSFCYPTPERIKVGVERLAGVMREELEIAETFGLADERRHSRDLGPGPNLA; from the coding sequence GTGCGCGTCAAAGCCGCCGTTGCTGCTCACGAGGCCGCTGACGCTGCTACCGACCGCCGAGTCGACACCACCTTTGACAAGTTCCACGATCGGTATTCCACCCGCTCCCTGGGATTGAAAACCTCTCCCGTCCGTGCCCTGTTCGCGGTAGCGAATCGCCCCGAGGTCGTTTCCTTAGCCGGTGGTATGCCTAACATTGCCGACCTCCCTCTTGACGTCGTCAGTGAGTCGTTGAAGGAGCTCGTTGATACTCGCGGCACTGTCGTTATGCAATACGGGTCGGGGCAGGGTGAACCTGAGATGCGCAAGCACATCTGCGAGGTGATGGCCGTTGAGGGGCTCGTCGCAGACCCTGATGACGTCACTGTCACGTGTGGTTCTCAGCAGGGCCTGGATCTCGTCACGCGCATTTTTTGCAACCCAAGCGACGTCATTATGGCCGAGTCGCCGGCTTATGTCGGGGCGCTCAATACCTTCGCCTCGTACCAAACTGAGGTCATTCACGTCGACATGGACGACAGCGGGTTGGTTCCGGAATCCCTGCGTGAGAAAGTGACTGCAGCGCGTCAAGACGGCAAGTCGGTGAAGTTCCTTTACACGGTTCCTAACTACTCGAACCCGTCGGGAATCTCGCAATCCACCGAGCGTCGCCGGGAGATCCTAGCGGTGGCTGACGAGCTGGATCTGTTGGTGGTTGAGGACAACCCGTACGGGTTACTCAACCTCGATGGTGATCCACTGCCGACGTTGAAGTCGATGGATCCCGACAACGTCGTGTACTTGGGGTCCTTCTCCAAGACATTCGCGCCAGGCTTCCGCATCGGTTGGGTTCTGTCGCCGTCGTTCGTACGCGACAAACTGGTTCTTGCCCAGGAGTCGGCGACCTTGTGCCCGCCGGTCTTTTCCCAGTTTGCTGTCTCGAGCTACCTGGCCCATTGGGATTGGCGTGCCCAGGTGGATAGCTTCATCAATATGTACCGCATCCGTCGTGACACTATGCTGGCCTCGTTGGCTGAGACTATGCCTGAGGGGACGACGTGGTCTCACCCATCTGGCGGGTTCTTTGTCTGGTTGACGATGCCGGGAGCGATCGATTCTGCCGCCATGCTTCCTCGAGCTGTGACGAAGTTTGTCGCTTATACGCCGGGGACGGCGTTCTACGCGGATGGTCGTGGTCAGCGCAATATTCGCCTGTCGTTCTGTTACCCGACTCCTGAGCGCATCAAAGTCGGTGTCGAGAGACTGGCTGGTGTGATGCGTGAAGAGCTGGAAATCGCCGAGACGTTCGGGCTGGCTGACGAGCGGCGTCATTCCCGCGATTTGGGGCCTGGTCCGAACTTGGCGTGA
- a CDS encoding D-alanine--D-alanine ligase, protein MLQPVVVLAGGLSHQRDISLKSGRTVAQALRRVGHEVVEADIDSALIETLRANDGAVVFPMLHGGLGENGALLEVLQLMGIPYVGSSPATCRISFDKSIASRAVAAAGIVTPQQVALPHDVFRELGAQTVMRSIAEKFGLPVIVKPARGGSSLGVTKVDGVDDLPQAVANAYAYDDMVVVEEFIVGTELAIGMITTSEGTRVLPAVEIRPVGGVYDYSAMYTGGETRLTAPADISDTAAQTATAMARVVQKELDFSGISRVDAIVDESGRPVFLEAGAAPGMTATSLVPVAMKAAGLDLGEVCSRLVDDVARNHG, encoded by the coding sequence ATGTTGCAACCAGTCGTCGTCCTTGCCGGAGGACTCAGCCACCAGCGCGATATCTCTCTGAAGTCGGGTCGCACCGTTGCACAAGCGCTGCGGCGGGTCGGACACGAAGTCGTGGAAGCCGATATTGACTCCGCACTCATTGAGACCTTGCGTGCCAACGACGGTGCCGTCGTGTTTCCCATGTTGCACGGTGGTCTTGGCGAAAATGGTGCCCTTCTTGAAGTACTTCAGCTCATGGGCATCCCCTATGTGGGCTCCAGTCCAGCAACCTGCCGTATCTCTTTCGATAAGTCCATCGCATCTCGCGCCGTGGCCGCAGCCGGGATCGTCACACCACAGCAGGTCGCGTTACCCCATGACGTCTTCCGTGAGCTTGGCGCTCAGACGGTCATGCGTTCGATCGCCGAAAAGTTTGGCCTTCCGGTCATCGTTAAGCCGGCACGTGGGGGCTCAAGCCTCGGCGTCACAAAAGTCGATGGCGTCGACGATCTTCCTCAGGCCGTCGCGAACGCCTATGCCTATGACGACATGGTTGTAGTCGAGGAATTCATTGTGGGCACTGAGCTCGCAATAGGCATGATCACGACGTCTGAAGGCACGCGTGTGCTGCCAGCCGTCGAGATTCGCCCTGTCGGTGGTGTTTATGATTATTCAGCGATGTACACCGGTGGTGAGACACGACTAACAGCTCCTGCAGACATTAGCGATACAGCGGCCCAAACCGCGACGGCGATGGCCCGAGTCGTGCAAAAGGAGCTCGATTTCTCCGGGATATCTCGTGTCGATGCGATCGTGGACGAGTCCGGTCGCCCAGTTTTCTTGGAGGCCGGTGCTGCTCCCGGGATGACAGCTACTTCGCTCGTACCCGTGGCTATGAAAGCCGCCGGTCTAGACCTTGGCGAGGTGTGCTCTCGACTCGTCGATGACGTCGCTCGCAACCATGGCTGA
- a CDS encoding SURF1 family protein, which translates to MADSVHMKGSRHAVRVKQASVVLLGVVLASVMVFLGLWQMNVFESQRDDSTQARINGPVITWNEAPKKADVMAQYGRRVTVTGTFQRSTTTLIGTSWPVRVVTGIKLTSGETMAIVRGKLSKGERVPAAPTGVITVTGVLAASEADDGRRNSQMPAAVLPSLRLEVLTQTWPQPLVPATLTLDKKNALAQGLAPAQPVLPKGDGSERNRGYALQWWVFAIFTVAMSLAFARAAGKHKE; encoded by the coding sequence ATGGCTGACAGTGTGCACATGAAGGGCTCCCGCCACGCCGTGCGCGTCAAGCAGGCATCTGTCGTCTTGCTCGGCGTCGTCCTTGCCAGTGTGATGGTCTTCCTCGGACTGTGGCAGATGAACGTTTTTGAGTCCCAACGTGACGACTCGACGCAGGCGCGTATCAACGGTCCAGTAATCACCTGGAATGAGGCTCCTAAGAAGGCCGATGTCATGGCCCAGTACGGACGCCGGGTGACGGTGACGGGCACGTTCCAACGGTCGACCACAACCTTGATAGGCACATCGTGGCCAGTACGCGTCGTAACGGGAATCAAATTGACCTCCGGGGAAACGATGGCCATAGTTCGCGGCAAGCTCTCGAAGGGCGAGAGAGTCCCTGCTGCGCCCACGGGCGTTATAACAGTGACGGGTGTGCTCGCGGCATCTGAAGCCGATGACGGTCGCCGAAATTCACAGATGCCGGCTGCCGTGCTCCCCTCCTTGCGGCTGGAAGTGTTGACCCAGACGTGGCCCCAACCCTTGGTACCAGCAACCCTGACCCTCGATAAGAAAAATGCGCTCGCTCAGGGGCTCGCCCCAGCACAACCAGTACTCCCGAAGGGTGACGGTAGCGAACGTAATCGCGGCTACGCATTGCAATGGTGGGTTTTTGCGATCTTTACTGTTGCCATGTCTCTCGCCTTCGCCCGCGCAGCGGGCAAGCATAAGGAATGA
- a CDS encoding DUF3817 domain-containing protein, with translation MTACSMQRQLTCFSTLFHVKHSDDVTSDDFYMTPDNISDDTRAGDAAHDHSTDSRHSETTAETETEPWIEPDDISGVRKALLCYRVMAYIVGTLLIVLVCVAMPLKYAAGRPTMVNVVGISHGWLYPVLLITAYLLGRKAGWPLTRLLIIALAGTIPFLSFVAEYFARKDVNCRIDDAKDYWAHHGAPTE, from the coding sequence ATGACGGCCTGCTCGATGCAGCGTCAGTTGACGTGCTTCAGTACTCTGTTTCACGTGAAACACAGCGACGACGTGACCAGTGACGACTTTTATATGACACCTGACAACATCTCTGACGACACTCGCGCTGGCGATGCGGCCCACGACCACTCGACGGACTCCCGTCACTCTGAGACTACCGCCGAGACTGAAACAGAGCCATGGATCGAGCCTGATGACATCTCAGGGGTTCGCAAAGCCCTGCTCTGCTACCGCGTTATGGCGTACATTGTGGGAACACTCTTGATTGTTCTCGTGTGTGTAGCGATGCCACTCAAGTACGCGGCGGGCAGGCCGACGATGGTCAACGTGGTTGGAATCTCCCACGGATGGCTCTACCCCGTACTACTCATCACCGCCTATTTGTTGGGACGCAAGGCAGGCTGGCCACTAACCCGCCTGCTCATCATCGCTTTGGCCGGAACGATTCCGTTCCTGTCCTTCGTCGCGGAGTATTTCGCTCGTAAGGATGTCAACTGTCGTATTGATGACGCGAAAGACTATTGGGCTCATCATGGCGCACCAACTGAGTGA
- a CDS encoding ParB/RepB/Spo0J family partition protein — MTVAAKHSGLGRGFGELFQRTDLDDDDEERVDDASTDGDAINERVGGSRLELISVDEISPNARQPRKMFNEEELTELSESIRAVGVLQPVVVTPADNGYELVMGERRWRAARKAGLATVPAIVRTTASEDMLRDALLENLHRVQLNPLEEAAAYEQMLNDFGCTQDELSEKIQRSRSQIANTIRLLKLSADVQKRLLDGEITAGHARCLLAIDNPEVQVGTANRVVDEGLSVRATEELVRQTLDDTTEVKPHQRKKPGRDTEAVKLGEQLSQRFRTAVKVRRRNGRGTITFPFNDNEELERLIDIFSD; from the coding sequence ATGACAGTGGCAGCCAAGCACAGCGGTTTAGGGCGGGGTTTCGGAGAGTTGTTTCAACGCACGGATCTCGATGATGATGACGAAGAGCGCGTTGATGACGCTAGTACTGACGGCGACGCGATAAACGAACGTGTTGGAGGCTCTCGGCTCGAGCTCATCTCCGTGGATGAGATCTCTCCGAACGCGCGCCAACCGCGTAAAATGTTTAACGAGGAAGAACTGACCGAACTCTCTGAGTCTATCCGGGCGGTCGGAGTTCTGCAGCCTGTAGTTGTGACCCCAGCCGACAACGGCTACGAACTCGTTATGGGTGAGCGTCGGTGGCGTGCTGCTCGCAAGGCCGGCCTCGCAACGGTTCCTGCGATCGTGCGCACCACGGCGAGCGAGGACATGCTGCGAGATGCGTTACTTGAGAACCTCCATCGCGTGCAGTTAAATCCTCTTGAAGAAGCAGCCGCTTATGAGCAGATGCTCAACGATTTTGGATGCACTCAGGATGAGCTCTCTGAGAAGATCCAGCGTTCCCGGTCACAGATTGCGAACACCATCCGGTTGCTCAAACTTAGCGCGGACGTGCAGAAACGACTTCTTGATGGTGAGATCACCGCTGGTCACGCTAGATGCCTTTTGGCGATTGATAATCCTGAGGTACAAGTCGGCACAGCGAATCGCGTCGTAGACGAAGGTTTATCTGTACGCGCGACTGAAGAGCTGGTTCGTCAGACTTTGGACGATACGACAGAGGTTAAGCCGCATCAGCGGAAAAAACCCGGTCGGGATACTGAGGCCGTGAAGCTGGGAGAACAGCTATCTCAGCGGTTCCGTACCGCAGTCAAAGTGCGGCGCCGTAATGGGAGAGGCACCATAACCTTCCCATTCAATGATAATGAAGAGCTAGAGCGACTTATCGACATATTTTCTGACTGA